The following are encoded together in the Geobacter sulfurreducens PCA genome:
- the rpoZ gene encoding DNA-directed RNA polymerase subunit omega: protein MARVTVEDCLDKVDNRFLLVMLASKRVKQLYKGARPLIDNRGANKNVVISLREIAAGKVGYELTSRRSR from the coding sequence ATGGCACGAGTAACCGTTGAGGATTGCCTGGACAAGGTTGATAACCGGTTCCTGCTTGTCATGCTGGCGTCCAAGCGCGTCAAGCAGCTGTACAAGGGGGCACGTCCGCTCATCGATAACCGGGGCGCCAACAAGAATGTGGTGATCTCCCTGCGCGAAATCGCCGCCGGCAAGGTCGGATACGAACTGACCAGTCGTCGTTCCCGCTAA
- the gmk gene encoding guanylate kinase codes for MKREGVLYILSAPSGAGKTTLCREIIDIFPQLRHSVSYTTRTPRPGEIHGKDYFFVSMDEFHRMIDADEFAEWAEVHGNCYGTSIRTLEENRAAGVDLILDIDIQGARQLQERFAGGVYIFILPPSFEELRRRLNGRSSDSDEVISRRINAAAGEIRESRWYDYIIVNDQFSRAVEELKSVIIAEQCRTARVLDAVSEIFSMD; via the coding sequence ATGAAACGTGAAGGGGTTTTATACATACTGTCGGCACCGTCGGGGGCGGGTAAAACCACGCTGTGCAGAGAAATAATTGACATTTTTCCACAGCTGCGGCATTCTGTCAGTTACACTACGCGCACGCCACGGCCCGGCGAAATCCATGGCAAAGACTATTTTTTTGTTTCCATGGATGAGTTTCACCGGATGATCGATGCTGATGAGTTCGCGGAGTGGGCAGAGGTTCACGGCAACTGCTACGGCACCTCCATCCGGACCCTTGAGGAGAATCGTGCCGCAGGCGTGGACCTTATCCTGGATATCGATATCCAGGGGGCACGCCAGCTCCAGGAGCGGTTTGCGGGCGGCGTTTATATCTTTATTCTCCCCCCAAGCTTTGAGGAGTTGCGTCGTCGGCTCAACGGGCGCTCCTCGGACAGCGACGAGGTTATCAGCCGGCGGATAAACGCTGCTGCCGGCGAGATCCGGGAATCCCGCTGGTACGACTACATTATCGTCAACGATCAATTCAGCCGGGCGGTGGAAGAGCTCAAATCGGTCATCATTGCCGAGCAGTGTCGTACCGCCAGGGTGCTGGATGCGGTTTCAGAGATTTTTTCCATGGATTGA
- a CDS encoding YicC/YloC family endoribonuclease produces MIKSMTGYGKSVVETDTGRTIVEIRSVNHRYGEVYVKMPRTLLAFENDVRKAVGDRLKRGKIEVFVQREEAVGGENLPNVNVPLAKAYRDAFEQLKRELDLADPVTLPLILSQRDVLSAREEDGNEDALRGELLGAVRGAVEAMETMRLREGEALLADLTARRRTLSDIIERIALRAPAMVAEYAARLRERLTQLLSGTTLDETRFAQEVALMADRSDITEELVRFRSHLVQFDDTLKLSEPVGRKLDFLMQEFNREVNTIGSKAGDADTAALVVELKAELEKIREQVQNIE; encoded by the coding sequence ATGATCAAGAGCATGACGGGCTACGGCAAGTCCGTGGTCGAAACCGATACCGGGCGCACCATTGTCGAAATTCGTTCGGTGAATCATCGTTACGGCGAGGTTTACGTAAAGATGCCGCGTACGCTTCTTGCCTTCGAGAATGACGTTCGCAAGGCAGTGGGCGACCGGCTCAAGCGCGGAAAAATTGAGGTCTTCGTTCAACGGGAGGAGGCGGTGGGGGGAGAGAACCTGCCCAACGTCAATGTTCCTCTGGCCAAGGCCTATCGGGATGCCTTCGAACAACTGAAACGCGAACTCGACCTTGCTGATCCCGTGACGCTGCCGCTCATCCTGTCCCAACGCGATGTCCTGTCCGCCCGGGAAGAGGACGGCAACGAGGACGCCCTGCGCGGTGAACTCCTCGGCGCAGTGCGAGGAGCCGTGGAGGCCATGGAAACCATGCGCCTGCGGGAGGGAGAGGCGCTGCTCGCCGACCTGACGGCGCGGCGCCGGACCCTGTCCGACATCATCGAGCGGATTGCGCTGCGCGCGCCGGCCATGGTTGCCGAGTACGCCGCCCGCCTGCGTGAACGGTTGACGCAACTCCTGAGCGGAACCACGCTGGACGAGACCCGCTTCGCCCAGGAAGTCGCACTTATGGCCGACCGCAGCGACATTACCGAGGAGCTGGTTCGTTTCCGTAGTCACCTGGTCCAGTTCGACGACACCCTGAAGCTGTCCGAACCGGTGGGGCGCAAACTCGACTTCCTGATGCAGGAGTTCAACCGCGAGGTGAACACCATCGGTTCCAAGGCGGGAGATGCGGACACCGCAGCGCTGGTGGTGGAGCTCAAGGCCGAGTTGGAGAAGATTCGCGAGCAGGTCCAGAATATTGAATAG
- the galE gene encoding UDP-glucose 4-epimerase GalE produces the protein MPVLVTGGAGYIGSHVVRQLSEAGYTVVVYDNLSTGFPDALVHGERLVTGDLSDTARLDALFVEYGFSTVLHFAASIIAPESVTAPLKYYGNNTRNTLNLLGACVKHGVERFIFSSTAAVYGIPDSGVAAEESATVPINPYGTSKLMSEWMLRDVCAAHGMRSVALRYFNVAGADPQARMGQRTPEATHLIKVSCQAALGLRDKVCIFGTDYPTPDGTGIRDYIHVEDLASAHLAALSYLEKGGESTRINVGYGSGSSVREVIDMVRRVSGVHFLAEEAPRRPGDPPSLVARADRARTLLGWTPRYDNLETIVADAWRWEKKISGN, from the coding sequence ATGCCTGTTCTGGTCACCGGCGGTGCCGGCTATATTGGAAGCCATGTGGTCCGCCAGCTCTCGGAGGCCGGCTATACGGTGGTGGTCTACGACAATCTTTCCACTGGCTTCCCCGATGCCCTTGTCCACGGAGAACGGCTCGTGACGGGCGATTTGTCCGACACCGCCCGGCTCGACGCGCTTTTCGTGGAGTACGGTTTTTCAACGGTGCTCCACTTTGCCGCCTCCATCATTGCGCCCGAGTCGGTCACAGCTCCGCTCAAGTATTACGGCAACAATACGCGAAATACCCTGAACCTCCTCGGTGCCTGCGTGAAGCACGGTGTCGAGCGTTTCATCTTCTCCAGCACCGCGGCGGTCTACGGTATCCCGGACAGCGGCGTCGCCGCCGAGGAGAGTGCCACTGTGCCCATCAACCCCTACGGCACGTCAAAGCTCATGAGCGAGTGGATGCTGCGCGATGTCTGTGCCGCCCACGGCATGCGCTCGGTGGCCCTGCGCTACTTCAACGTGGCAGGCGCCGATCCCCAGGCACGCATGGGACAGAGAACGCCGGAGGCGACCCACCTCATCAAGGTTTCCTGCCAGGCTGCCTTGGGGCTGCGGGACAAGGTGTGCATCTTCGGCACCGACTACCCGACTCCGGACGGCACCGGAATCCGGGATTACATCCACGTGGAGGATCTTGCCTCTGCTCATCTGGCCGCCCTGTCGTACCTGGAAAAAGGTGGCGAGTCGACCCGTATCAATGTTGGCTATGGCAGCGGATCCAGTGTCCGGGAAGTGATCGACATGGTCCGCCGGGTGTCGGGAGTTCATTTCCTTGCCGAGGAGGCTCCCCGGCGGCCGGGCGACCCACCCAGTCTCGTGGCACGGGCGGATCGAGCCAGGACGCTGCTCGGCTGGACTCCCCGCTACGATAATCTTGAAACCATCGTTGCCGATGCCTGGCGCTGGGAAAAGAAAATCAGCGGCAACTAG
- a CDS encoding NAD-dependent epimerase, protein MSSILVTGAAGFIGFHLTKRLLDRGDRVVGLDNLNDYYDVNLKLDRLRQLEGREGFSFVRTSLADRPALEDLFAGQRFDVVVNLAAQAGVRYSITNPHAYVDSNLVGFINILEGCRHHGVKHLVYASSSSVYGANTAMPFSIHHNVDHPVSLYAATKKANELMAHTYSSLYGLPTTGLRFFTVYGPWGRPDMALFLFTKAILEGRPIDVYNFGKMQRDFTYVDDIVEGVTRVMDRTPEPNPAWSGARPDPGTSYAPYRIYNIGNNNPVELLAFIEAIEQNLGITAQKNLLPLQAGDVPATYADVDDLMNDVGFKPATPIGEGIERFVEWYRGYYGV, encoded by the coding sequence ATGTCTTCGATACTCGTCACCGGAGCAGCCGGGTTCATCGGTTTTCATCTTACGAAACGCCTTCTTGACCGGGGCGATCGCGTGGTGGGGCTCGACAACCTCAACGACTATTATGACGTGAACCTGAAGCTGGACCGACTCCGCCAGTTGGAGGGGCGCGAGGGATTCAGCTTTGTGCGGACCAGTCTGGCAGACCGGCCGGCCCTGGAGGATCTCTTTGCCGGCCAGCGTTTCGATGTGGTGGTGAACCTGGCTGCCCAGGCCGGGGTCCGCTACTCCATCACCAACCCCCACGCTTACGTGGACAGTAATCTGGTCGGCTTCATCAACATTCTGGAGGGGTGCCGGCATCACGGGGTGAAGCACTTGGTCTACGCATCGTCCAGCTCCGTCTATGGTGCCAATACGGCAATGCCGTTTTCGATCCACCACAACGTGGATCATCCGGTTTCCCTGTATGCCGCCACCAAGAAGGCCAACGAGCTCATGGCCCACACCTATTCGAGCCTCTACGGGCTGCCCACCACGGGCCTGCGCTTCTTCACGGTCTACGGCCCCTGGGGGCGCCCCGACATGGCGCTCTTCCTCTTTACCAAGGCAATCCTCGAAGGCCGGCCCATCGATGTCTATAATTTTGGCAAAATGCAGCGTGATTTCACTTATGTAGACGACATTGTCGAGGGGGTGACGCGGGTCATGGACCGCACGCCGGAGCCCAACCCTGCCTGGAGCGGGGCCCGACCCGATCCCGGCACGAGCTACGCTCCCTATCGCATCTACAACATCGGCAACAACAACCCGGTCGAGCTTCTCGCGTTCATTGAAGCCATCGAACAGAACCTGGGGATCACTGCGCAGAAGAATCTGCTTCCCCTGCAGGCGGGTGACGTGCCCGCCACCTACGCCGACGTGGATGACCTGATGAACGACGTGGGGTTCAAGCCGGCCACTCCCATCGGGGAGGGGATAGAGCGGTTCGTCGAGTGGTACCGGGGATACTACGGCGTCTGA
- the waaC gene encoding lipopolysaccharide heptosyltransferase I, whose amino-acid sequence MPLRVLIVKVSALGDVIHALPVLDYLHQVSPGIAIDWVVEEGNRDILEGHPLLRRLHVVRTKAWRRDPLSDTTRTQIATVRREMREAAYDIAFDLQGNIKSGLIAWLSDARRRYGFDRDGVRESLNLYFTTNQVPLRRQDHHISSRALRVVSVPFGRDYVGMKLSTDIYTSPEDDEAAEVFLATLDDGFVLLFHNGTTWTTKLWHEEGWIALGTRALDMFPDATILLSWGNEQEKKAAEAIAAGIGRRVRVLPKLTLKGFCALLKKVDVVVGGDTGPVHMAAAVGTPTVSFFRATDGSRNGPRGDQHVIVQSPLDCTACLRKSCDRDAPCRTSITADALMGGIARLLATPFPSTG is encoded by the coding sequence ATGCCGCTTCGTGTACTCATCGTCAAGGTATCCGCTCTGGGGGATGTGATCCATGCGCTGCCCGTCCTCGACTATCTCCACCAGGTTTCCCCCGGCATCGCGATCGACTGGGTGGTGGAGGAGGGGAACCGCGATATTCTTGAGGGACATCCGCTGCTGCGCCGGCTCCATGTGGTCCGGACCAAGGCATGGCGGCGCGATCCGCTCTCCGACACCACGCGCACCCAGATCGCCACTGTACGGAGGGAGATGCGCGAAGCGGCCTACGATATCGCCTTCGATCTGCAGGGGAACATCAAGAGCGGTCTCATAGCGTGGCTTTCCGATGCCCGGCGCCGCTACGGTTTCGACCGGGACGGTGTCCGGGAGTCGCTGAACCTGTACTTCACAACCAACCAGGTGCCGCTCCGCCGCCAGGACCATCACATTTCCAGTCGCGCGCTCAGGGTGGTCAGCGTTCCCTTCGGCCGGGACTATGTCGGAATGAAGCTGAGCACCGATATTTACACGTCGCCGGAGGATGACGAGGCAGCCGAGGTGTTTCTGGCAACCCTCGACGACGGCTTTGTCCTGCTCTTCCATAACGGCACCACCTGGACCACGAAGCTTTGGCACGAGGAAGGGTGGATCGCTCTGGGGACCAGGGCGCTCGACATGTTTCCCGATGCCACGATCCTCCTCTCCTGGGGCAACGAACAGGAGAAAAAGGCCGCCGAGGCCATTGCCGCGGGGATCGGCCGCAGGGTTCGGGTCCTGCCCAAGCTGACGCTCAAAGGGTTCTGCGCACTCCTCAAAAAGGTTGACGTGGTGGTGGGGGGGGATACGGGGCCGGTCCACATGGCTGCCGCGGTGGGAACGCCCACGGTTTCCTTCTTCCGCGCAACCGATGGCAGCCGCAACGGTCCCCGGGGTGATCAGCACGTGATCGTCCAATCTCCCCTCGACTGCACCGCCTGCCTGCGCAAGTCGTGCGACAGGGATGCTCCCTGCCGCACCAGTATCACCGCTGACGCCCTCATGGGCGGGATCGCCCGGCTCCTTGCGACCCCCTTTCCATCAACCGGGTGA
- the wecB gene encoding non-hydrolyzing UDP-N-acetylglucosamine 2-epimerase — MTIFGTRPEAIKMAPVVRELQRRPDRFRSLVCVTAQHRQMLDQVLDLFDLRPDFDLDIMKPGQDLYDVTANVLLGMRNVLREVTPDIILVHGDTTTTMAAALAGYYARIPVGHVEAGLRTHNKFAPFPEEINRQVAGVVCDLHFAPTEQARANLLREGVADSAIVVTGNTVVDALLSIVDRIGHDDKLTREMEARFSFLDPNRRLVLVTGHRRENFGEGFENICHALVELARRHDDVEILYPVHLNPNVQEPVKRILGGEGAANIHLVDPLDYLPFVYAMNRAHLIITDSGGVQEEAPSLGKPVLVMRETTERPEAVAAGTVRLVGTDFDRIVAEATLLLSDAEAYGVMSRAHNPYGDGRAAGRIAAALEAWGTARCAGASAD; from the coding sequence ATGACCATTTTTGGAACCCGCCCCGAAGCCATCAAGATGGCGCCGGTGGTGCGGGAGCTCCAGCGCCGGCCGGACCGGTTCCGCAGTCTTGTGTGCGTCACGGCCCAGCACCGCCAGATGCTCGACCAGGTGCTTGATCTGTTCGATCTCCGTCCCGATTTCGACCTCGACATCATGAAGCCGGGCCAGGATCTCTACGATGTGACGGCCAATGTGCTCCTGGGTATGCGGAATGTGCTCAGGGAGGTGACCCCCGATATCATCCTCGTCCACGGCGATACCACCACGACCATGGCGGCGGCCCTGGCCGGCTACTACGCGCGCATCCCGGTGGGGCACGTGGAGGCGGGGCTGCGGACTCATAACAAGTTCGCGCCATTCCCCGAGGAGATCAATCGGCAGGTGGCGGGGGTGGTGTGTGATCTCCATTTTGCCCCAACGGAGCAGGCGCGGGCAAACCTGCTCAGGGAGGGGGTTGCCGATTCGGCGATCGTCGTTACCGGCAACACGGTGGTGGACGCACTTCTTTCGATCGTCGACCGCATCGGGCATGACGACAAGCTGACCCGGGAGATGGAGGCCCGATTTTCGTTCCTCGACCCGAACCGACGCCTGGTGCTCGTCACCGGCCACCGGCGGGAGAATTTCGGCGAAGGGTTCGAGAACATCTGCCACGCCCTGGTGGAGCTTGCCCGCCGCCACGACGACGTGGAAATCCTCTACCCGGTGCACCTGAATCCCAATGTGCAGGAGCCGGTGAAGAGAATCCTCGGCGGGGAGGGGGCAGCCAATATTCACCTGGTTGATCCGCTGGACTACCTTCCCTTTGTGTACGCCATGAACCGGGCTCACCTGATCATCACCGATTCCGGCGGGGTGCAGGAAGAGGCTCCCTCCCTCGGCAAGCCGGTCCTGGTCATGCGCGAGACGACCGAGCGGCCCGAGGCGGTGGCCGCCGGAACGGTCAGGCTCGTGGGGACGGATTTCGACCGGATCGTTGCCGAGGCCACGCTGCTTCTGTCCGACGCAGAGGCCTACGGGGTCATGAGCCGCGCCCACAATCCCTACGGCGACGGCCGGGCCGCCGGCCGGATCGCGGCCGCACTGGAGGCGTGGGGAACCGCCCGCTGTGCCGGCGCCTCTGCCGATTGA
- a CDS encoding glycosyltransferase, whose amino-acid sequence MVQMMEQFYPKVSIVIPVYNGSDYMREAIDSALGQTYGNIEVIVVNDGSSDGGLTHEIALSYGGNIRYFAKENGGVASALNFAIRMMDGEYFSWLSHDDIYYPNKIETQIGYLAEHDRNAILYSDFELIDCLSKVIKPVNAGEIPPEQFLYNLITIGHLNGCTLLVPKRCFEETGFFDESLRSTQDYALWFTFAQKYRFEQIRKVLVKYRTHSNQGSYVIPTHSQEVNDLHIWFLEEASERGLLPIPDEGASRFFLEVAGIYKKRGIYRAADYSCSMALRHMRDEGGLALLRELPRVAYLKYYFRKKQFKSYLRELRRSTVRRSL is encoded by the coding sequence ATGGTGCAAATGATGGAGCAATTTTATCCAAAGGTGTCTATAGTCATACCTGTATATAATGGCTCTGACTACATGCGTGAGGCTATAGATAGTGCGCTTGGCCAAACATACGGTAACATTGAGGTAATAGTAGTTAATGACGGGTCTAGTGATGGAGGATTGACTCACGAAATAGCCTTGTCATACGGTGGAAACATTAGATATTTTGCCAAAGAGAACGGCGGTGTCGCTTCAGCCCTCAATTTTGCAATACGGATGATGGATGGAGAGTATTTTTCATGGCTGAGTCACGATGATATCTATTATCCCAATAAGATCGAAACTCAAATAGGTTACCTTGCCGAGCATGACAGGAATGCCATACTTTACAGTGATTTTGAGTTGATAGATTGCCTTTCGAAGGTGATCAAGCCCGTTAATGCGGGTGAAATACCGCCTGAGCAATTTCTGTATAACCTGATTACAATCGGACATCTGAATGGTTGCACATTGTTGGTGCCAAAGAGATGTTTTGAAGAAACCGGCTTTTTTGACGAATCGCTGAGGTCGACTCAAGACTACGCACTTTGGTTCACCTTTGCCCAGAAGTACCGGTTCGAGCAGATACGAAAAGTTCTGGTGAAATATCGGACACATTCCAACCAGGGATCATATGTAATTCCCACTCACTCCCAAGAGGTCAACGACCTGCACATATGGTTTCTTGAGGAAGCCTCAGAAAGGGGGCTCCTGCCGATACCCGATGAGGGCGCCTCGCGATTCTTTCTGGAAGTGGCCGGCATCTACAAGAAGCGCGGTATATACCGTGCGGCCGATTATTCGTGCAGCATGGCTCTGCGCCACATGCGCGACGAAGGAGGACTCGCTCTCTTGAGAGAGTTGCCACGCGTAGCATACTTGAAATACTATTTCAGAAAGAAGCAATTCAAAAGTTATCTGAGAGAGCTTCGTCGATCAACTGTGAGGCGCTCCTTGTGA
- the wecB gene encoding non-hydrolyzing UDP-N-acetylglucosamine 2-epimerase, whose translation MLKVMTIVGTRPEIIKLCRVIGELEQHANHVLVHTGQNYDYELNEIFFRELGIKKPDHFLNAVGQTTAETIGNVIAKSDVVMTKEKPDAVLLYGDTNSCLSVISAKRCKIPVFHMEAGNRCFDQRVPEEINRKIVDHLSDINMPLTEHARRYLLDEGVRPETIIKVGSSMKEVFVYYRKKIDGSRVLSEMDLVPGEYFVVSAHREENIDSERNFRDLLASLNAVAATYRKKVVVSTHPRTMKRLQSSPPNELNGLIQFCKPFGFFDYVKLQTNAACVLSDSGTITEESSILCFPAVTIRQAHERPEGMDEGTLIMCGLTPGRVLNAIEIAMAHYSDGKRPFRIVQDYDVDNVSMKVVRIIFSYVDYINRTIWCK comes from the coding sequence ATGCTTAAAGTCATGACTATAGTCGGCACCAGGCCGGAGATCATCAAGCTTTGCCGCGTGATAGGTGAGCTTGAACAGCACGCAAACCATGTACTGGTTCATACTGGTCAGAACTATGATTACGAACTGAACGAGATTTTCTTCAGGGAACTCGGCATCAAGAAACCTGACCATTTTCTCAATGCCGTGGGCCAAACCACAGCGGAAACCATCGGCAACGTGATTGCCAAATCAGACGTCGTGATGACAAAGGAAAAACCTGACGCCGTTCTGCTCTATGGCGATACAAACAGTTGTCTCTCCGTCATCTCCGCAAAGCGTTGCAAGATTCCGGTATTCCACATGGAGGCGGGGAACCGTTGCTTCGACCAGCGAGTTCCCGAGGAGATCAACCGCAAAATCGTCGATCACCTGAGTGATATAAATATGCCTCTCACCGAGCATGCACGGCGCTATCTGCTCGATGAGGGAGTACGGCCCGAAACGATAATCAAGGTCGGGTCGTCCATGAAAGAGGTGTTTGTCTATTACCGTAAAAAAATTGACGGGTCGCGGGTTCTGAGCGAGATGGACCTCGTACCTGGCGAGTACTTTGTGGTGAGCGCGCATCGAGAGGAAAATATCGACTCCGAACGCAATTTCAGGGATCTGCTTGCCTCTCTCAATGCTGTGGCCGCCACGTATCGCAAGAAGGTTGTCGTTTCGACCCATCCACGGACCATGAAAAGGCTTCAGTCCTCGCCCCCAAACGAATTGAACGGGCTTATTCAGTTCTGTAAGCCCTTCGGCTTCTTCGATTATGTAAAATTGCAGACGAACGCCGCGTGCGTTCTCTCTGACAGTGGCACTATCACAGAGGAGTCTTCGATTCTCTGTTTCCCTGCTGTTACTATTCGGCAAGCACATGAACGTCCCGAGGGGATGGACGAGGGGACGTTGATCATGTGCGGGCTTACGCCTGGCAGGGTTCTGAACGCCATTGAGATTGCCATGGCCCATTATTCCGACGGCAAGAGACCGTTCAGAATTGTTCAAGACTATGACGTTGACAACGTTTCCATGAAAGTTGTGAGGATCATTTTTAGTTACGTTGACTACATTAACAGGACGATATGGTGCAAATGA
- a CDS encoding polysaccharide biosynthesis protein — protein sequence MFRNKVLLITGGTGSFGNAVLKRFLDTRISEVRIFSRDEKKQEDMRIALNNDRLKFYIGDVRDYDSLDSAMKGVDYVFHAAALKQVPSCEFYPMEAVRTNILGAENVLNASIANHVKKVIVLSTDKAVYPINAMGLSKAMMEKLMVAKSRTTDITRTVLCATRYGNVMASRGSVIPLFVQQIKEGKSLTLTDPNMTRFLMSLEDSVDLVLYAFAHANSGDILVQKSPASTIRDLAQALKELFSAGNEIKIIGTRHGEKLYETLVTREEMVRAEDLGTYYRIPSDSRDLNYNKYFVEGEEKISLKDDYTSHNTTRLDVEGVKELLLKLDYIRGELNA from the coding sequence ATGTTCAGGAATAAAGTGCTGCTTATCACCGGTGGGACCGGTTCTTTCGGTAATGCCGTTCTGAAGCGTTTTCTCGACACACGTATCAGTGAGGTGCGCATTTTCAGCCGCGATGAGAAGAAGCAGGAAGACATGCGCATTGCCCTGAACAATGACAGGCTCAAGTTTTATATCGGCGACGTCAGAGATTATGACAGTCTTGACTCTGCAATGAAAGGTGTGGATTACGTTTTTCATGCGGCAGCCCTCAAGCAGGTGCCATCATGTGAATTCTACCCTATGGAGGCTGTCAGGACGAACATCCTTGGTGCCGAGAACGTCCTTAACGCTTCAATTGCAAACCATGTGAAAAAGGTAATCGTTCTGAGCACCGACAAGGCAGTATACCCGATAAATGCCATGGGACTGTCGAAAGCCATGATGGAAAAGCTGATGGTGGCAAAGTCGCGGACGACCGACATAACCAGAACGGTTCTTTGCGCAACCCGCTACGGCAATGTAATGGCTTCACGCGGGTCGGTTATCCCCTTGTTTGTGCAACAAATCAAGGAAGGCAAGAGCCTAACTCTCACGGACCCGAACATGACACGCTTCCTCATGTCTTTGGAGGATTCGGTTGATCTGGTCCTCTACGCATTTGCTCACGCGAACTCGGGTGATATCCTCGTCCAGAAATCTCCGGCCTCTACCATCAGGGATCTTGCCCAGGCGTTGAAGGAATTGTTCAGCGCCGGTAACGAGATCAAGATCATCGGAACCCGGCATGGCGAGAAGCTCTACGAGACACTCGTGACGAGAGAGGAGATGGTCAGGGCCGAGGATCTGGGAACGTATTACCGCATCCCGTCAGACAGCCGCGATTTGAACTACAATAAGTATTTCGTCGAGGGGGAAGAAAAAATATCGCTCAAGGACGACTACACTTCGCACAACACTACGAGATTGGATGTTGAAGGGGTTAAAGAGCTGCTCCTCAAGCTTGACTATATTAGAGGCGAACTCAATGCTTAA
- a CDS encoding dTDP-4-dehydrorhamnose reductase family protein — MSHRINVLIVGASGMLGHTLFGRLFENDKLDTHATVRSVSELSRWFTDDHLLKIHGGIDADNFDSVLAVLAQIKPDVVINCVGVIKQLPAAEDPVVCIATNALFPHRLAVACKAAGARLVHISTDCVFSGEKGDYRETDRSDATDLYGRSKFLGEVTSDHCVTLRTSIIGHELKGGYGLVEWFLSRKGPVKGFTNAIYTGFPTIEIARIIEKYIICDMNLKGLYQVASEPISKYELLELIAAQYGKKIEIIPFGDFHCYRSLNSDKFRNATGYSAPAWPELIAEMHNDYVTSPWYRHKLREGSH; from the coding sequence ATGAGCCACAGAATTAATGTGCTGATTGTCGGGGCCAGCGGCATGCTGGGGCATACTTTGTTCGGTCGTTTATTTGAGAACGACAAGCTTGATACTCATGCGACTGTCCGTAGCGTTTCAGAATTGTCGCGATGGTTCACTGACGATCATCTGTTGAAAATTCATGGCGGAATTGATGCTGATAACTTCGATTCAGTGCTTGCAGTTCTTGCGCAGATAAAGCCGGACGTGGTCATCAATTGCGTTGGAGTAATCAAGCAGCTGCCAGCCGCAGAGGATCCGGTCGTCTGTATTGCAACCAACGCACTTTTCCCCCACCGGCTCGCGGTTGCATGCAAGGCCGCCGGGGCTCGGCTCGTCCACATCAGCACGGACTGCGTTTTTTCCGGAGAGAAAGGTGATTATCGCGAAACCGACCGGTCAGACGCTACGGACCTGTATGGGCGCAGCAAGTTTCTCGGCGAAGTGACCTCCGACCACTGCGTAACCTTGCGCACCTCCATCATCGGCCATGAGTTGAAAGGAGGATACGGTCTCGTGGAGTGGTTCCTTTCTCGGAAGGGACCGGTCAAAGGTTTCACCAATGCGATATACACCGGGTTTCCTACGATTGAGATCGCACGAATAATCGAGAAATACATTATTTGTGATATGAATCTGAAGGGACTTTATCAGGTGGCGTCGGAACCCATATCGAAGTATGAGTTACTGGAACTGATCGCCGCGCAGTACGGCAAGAAGATCGAAATCATCCCCTTCGGTGATTTTCATTGTTACCGGTCGCTGAACTCGGATAAATTCAGGAATGCCACGGGCTATAGCGCGCCCGCATGGCCGGAACTGATTGCGGAAATGCACAACGACTACGTGACATCACCATGGTATCGACATAAATTGCGGGAGGGGAGCCATTAG